From the Teredinibacter turnerae T7901 genome, one window contains:
- a CDS encoding methyl-accepting chemotaxis protein: MNNRILGHVGSIATFLIGGLAILLLADWQLTAIATGTIGLATGAMGLWLIHQAFIKRTYLAFEQVAHSEISQLDSHAHTDNQLVKSLVECQISRKGIFEELASKVDRQAVRTADISCFIDTLRNSIDAQYQRAEEISSVARQMADSVKAVAENAEQAGDAAKETWEQSNLGANAATALVNDINAIGRTVDEVSQAIVSLQQQSQSIQGITQVINNIAEQTNLLALNAAIEAARAGDYGRGFTVVADEVRGLANQTTKATSEIEDMLGKNRGQAERVVGIMTALNSSTASIVEKVQSTGTTLQQISQRAQSSKTQVTAIIDAVHEQVNASNAVFSAIDSISHELNSSRKNVTRAADDGVKLAELAEDILGSLGQFTLGKRHDQIRTTAIETAKKIGAMFEEAVRAGKISQSDLFDRDYKPIENTNPKKFNTRFDAFTDKVLPAVQEPILSAMEFVLFAGAVDNNGYFPTHNKRYAQPLTGNFETDLVNNRTKRIFNDRTGARCGSNTKPFLLQTYKRDTGEVIHDLSAPIYVNGKHWGGFRIGYKAIR; the protein is encoded by the coding sequence ATGAATAACCGAATTCTCGGCCATGTCGGTTCGATAGCCACATTTCTGATTGGGGGGCTCGCTATCCTGCTCCTGGCAGATTGGCAGCTCACCGCCATCGCAACAGGAACCATTGGTCTCGCCACTGGCGCCATGGGCCTGTGGCTGATTCACCAGGCCTTCATCAAGCGGACCTACCTTGCGTTTGAGCAAGTTGCACATAGCGAGATAAGCCAACTGGATTCCCACGCCCACACCGACAACCAACTGGTAAAGTCCCTGGTTGAGTGCCAGATCTCCCGCAAGGGCATTTTTGAGGAACTGGCCAGCAAGGTCGACCGGCAAGCAGTTCGCACCGCCGATATCTCCTGCTTCATTGATACCTTGCGCAACTCAATCGACGCCCAATACCAACGCGCGGAGGAGATAAGCTCTGTGGCCCGACAAATGGCCGACAGCGTTAAAGCCGTGGCAGAAAACGCAGAACAAGCGGGTGATGCCGCGAAAGAAACCTGGGAACAAAGTAACCTCGGCGCGAATGCGGCAACTGCATTGGTGAACGATATCAACGCAATCGGCCGTACCGTGGACGAAGTCAGCCAGGCAATCGTATCACTGCAACAACAATCGCAAAGTATTCAGGGTATCACCCAGGTCATTAACAATATCGCCGAGCAAACCAACCTGCTGGCCCTAAATGCTGCAATTGAGGCTGCGCGTGCCGGCGACTATGGCCGCGGCTTTACTGTGGTTGCCGATGAAGTACGTGGTTTAGCTAATCAAACCACCAAAGCGACCAGCGAAATTGAAGATATGCTCGGTAAAAACCGGGGTCAGGCAGAACGGGTGGTGGGCATAATGACAGCGCTCAATAGCTCGACCGCAAGCATCGTTGAAAAAGTACAGAGTACTGGCACTACACTGCAGCAAATATCACAGCGGGCGCAAAGCTCTAAAACTCAGGTTACCGCCATCATTGATGCGGTGCACGAGCAGGTCAATGCCAGCAATGCTGTTTTTTCTGCAATCGACTCCATTAGCCACGAACTTAACAGCTCACGTAAAAACGTCACTCGAGCGGCGGACGACGGCGTCAAGCTCGCAGAGCTCGCGGAAGATATTCTCGGCAGTTTGGGACAATTTACTCTGGGAAAACGCCACGACCAGATACGCACAACGGCAATTGAAACCGCGAAAAAAATTGGCGCAATGTTTGAAGAGGCGGTTCGCGCGGGAAAAATTTCCCAGTCAGATCTGTTTGATCGCGACTACAAACCTATCGAAAATACCAACCCTAAAAAATTCAACACCCGCTTTGACGCGTTCACAGATAAAGTACTGCCTGCTGTGCAAGAACCGATCTTATCCGCGATGGAATTTGTATTATTCGCCGGGGCAGTGGACAACAATGGCTATTTCCCCACCCACAACAAACGCTACGCACAGCCCCTGACCGGTAATTTCGAGACTGATCTTGTTAACAACCGCACCAAGCGAATTTTTAACGATCGCACCGGTGCGCGCTGCGGAAGTAATACTAAACCTTTTTTACTACAAACCTACAAGCGCGATACCGGCGAAGTTATTCACGATCTCTCCGCCCCTATCTATGTGAATGGAAAACACTGGGGCGGATTTAGAATCGGTTACAAAGCGATCCGCTGA
- a CDS encoding citrate/2-methylcitrate synthase, with product MSNSAAREVKRRDDVFVEKTQTKIWLEKPSESNPYIAETSYCHGYEIFDLMKNCSLVEVIYLLFKGELPTDDQKTLLEQLMIGLINPGPRHAATRAAMNTGVGKTNPVHILPIAAIVMGGERDCGGAIEDTMRFFRKNFRQPPEEVAEQMMSAENVEDWPGFGQTYGGRDIQTTRLAETLLALEGAGEILQWAANYVVALAKANAGWLPVGLAAAVFADLGFHPKLGGPVYQLITAPGLIAHGFELYTKPLTSMPYVKDEDYEIKN from the coding sequence ATGAGTAATTCTGCCGCGCGCGAAGTAAAGCGCAGAGACGATGTATTTGTCGAAAAAACACAAACGAAAATCTGGTTGGAAAAGCCAAGCGAAAGCAATCCCTACATCGCCGAGACATCCTATTGCCACGGCTATGAAATTTTCGACTTGATGAAAAACTGCAGCCTGGTAGAGGTTATTTATCTGCTGTTTAAGGGTGAGTTGCCGACAGATGATCAGAAAACACTGCTTGAGCAATTAATGATTGGCCTTATTAACCCGGGGCCCCGACACGCAGCAACACGGGCGGCGATGAACACGGGCGTTGGTAAAACCAATCCTGTGCACATTTTACCTATTGCAGCGATAGTGATGGGGGGCGAGCGCGACTGCGGAGGCGCCATCGAAGATACCATGCGATTTTTTCGTAAAAACTTTCGTCAGCCTCCTGAGGAGGTTGCCGAGCAAATGATGTCCGCTGAGAACGTGGAAGACTGGCCCGGTTTTGGCCAGACTTATGGCGGTCGTGATATTCAAACTACGCGTCTCGCCGAAACGTTACTGGCGCTGGAAGGAGCAGGGGAGATTTTGCAGTGGGCGGCGAATTATGTCGTGGCGTTGGCAAAGGCCAATGCGGGATGGTTGCCAGTTGGGTTGGCCGCCGCTGTTTTTGCTGACCTCGGGTTTCATCCAAAACTTGGCGGACCCGTGTATCAATTGATAACCGCACCGGGTTTGATCGCTCATGGATTCGAGCTCTACACGAAACCTCTAACGTCCATGCCTTACGTAAAAGATGAAGACTATGAAATCAAAAACTGA